From one Streptococcus pneumoniae genomic stretch:
- a CDS encoding DEAD/DEAH box helicase, which yields MAKLIPGKIRTEGIALYENGKIDIVDVKDQMIYSRVEDQQIRYSLEDEAIFCACDLFQKKGYCAHLAGLEYFLKNNEEGKALLESLTSEQSHTEETHSKVSFGSLFLDKILPEPVEEIYQLSAVGQEDTYSGNFLWTLRISRLPDERSYVVRDIKAFFGVLEKEGHYQIGKNYYEPLSLAMFDEASRDLIAFLRGLLSDAEFIFVNSGRHLYFPASLFEEGLTLLMNLTQFHLEYSVYDYEWLTFQDLHEESGIYQFDVQEFPAYFELTITEEKVKSLFEDQFLFYGNGFYQLNPEQVRMVRALRELPSDEDGKKRLQFDRGEQAKLAASLLEFGKVGQVVAPQNLLIRAFTPHFFFDVAEDHRLKLEISFDYGDVVVDNQEKLEGLAFASDFHLEQRVFDQARLAGFDGKFSSLRPPLEAKEVYPFFHEVLPAFEALGQIELTERFEGLYQIEKPSITVTTNGSLLDIGFDFDMIDKGEVDDALEALFSSQNFFVSQSGKVLVFDEETKKISETLQRLRAKKGKDGVLQTHRIAAYQLSELFQGQDKVQFSAEFKSLAHDLTHPEEFTLPNLSVKADLRDYQETGVKWMSMLHHYGFGGILADDMGLGKTLQTISFLTSQLKEETKVLILAPSSLIYNWADEFKKFAPTVDVAVVYGLKPLRDSLIEKNHQVVITSYASFRQDVEEYSKIRFDYLFLDEAQVMKNAQTKIAQHLRSFDVGTTFALSGTPIENHLGELWSIFQIVLPGLLPSKKDFLKLPAEQVARYIQPFVMRRKKEDVLQELPDLIEVVYSNELADSQKAIYLAQLKQMQERVMLATDEELNRSKMEILSGLMRLRQICDTPSLFLEDYRGESGKLESLRQLLEQLQDGEHRVLIFSQFRGMLDIVEEELRKLGMSSFKITGSTPAKERQEMTRSFNNGEKDAFLISLKAGGVGLNLTGADTVILVDLWWNPAVEAQAIGRAHRMGQDRNVEVYRMITRGTIEEKIQELQENKRHLVSTILDGTESRGSLSVAEIREILGISAE from the coding sequence ATGGCAAAATTGATTCCAGGGAAAATCCGCACCGAAGGAATTGCCCTCTATGAAAATGGAAAAATTGACATTGTAGATGTCAAAGATCAGATGATTTATAGCCGAGTGGAGGATCAGCAGATTCGTTATAGTTTGGAAGATGAGGCTATTTTTTGTGCCTGTGATCTTTTTCAGAAAAAGGGTTACTGCGCTCACTTAGCAGGATTGGAATATTTTCTGAAAAACAACGAAGAAGGAAAGGCGCTTCTTGAGAGTCTTACTAGCGAGCAATCTCATACGGAAGAAACCCATAGCAAGGTGTCTTTTGGTAGTCTTTTTTTAGATAAGATTTTACCAGAGCCAGTAGAGGAAATCTACCAATTATCCGCTGTTGGGCAGGAGGATACTTACTCGGGAAATTTCCTATGGACTTTGCGTATCAGCCGTCTGCCTGATGAACGCTCCTATGTTGTTCGTGATATTAAGGCTTTTTTTGGCGTTCTAGAAAAAGAAGGGCACTATCAGATTGGCAAGAACTACTACGAACCCTTGTCTCTAGCCATGTTTGATGAAGCGAGTCGTGATTTGATTGCCTTTTTAAGAGGACTCTTATCGGATGCTGAGTTTATCTTTGTAAATAGTGGACGGCACCTCTATTTTCCAGCCAGTTTGTTTGAAGAGGGATTGACTCTCTTGATGAATTTGACGCAGTTTCATTTGGAATACAGTGTCTATGATTATGAGTGGTTGACCTTTCAAGATTTGCACGAAGAATCAGGGATTTATCAGTTTGATGTTCAAGAATTTCCAGCCTACTTTGAATTGACGATAACAGAGGAGAAGGTCAAATCCTTGTTTGAGGACCAATTTCTCTTTTATGGAAATGGTTTTTACCAGCTAAATCCAGAGCAGGTGCGGATGGTGAGAGCTCTTCGCGAATTACCAAGCGATGAAGATGGCAAGAAACGCTTGCAGTTTGACCGAGGAGAGCAAGCAAAACTAGCCGCCAGTCTTTTGGAATTTGGTAAAGTTGGTCAAGTAGTGGCTCCACAAAATCTTTTGATTCGAGCATTTACGCCACACTTTTTCTTTGATGTGGCAGAGGATCATCGCTTGAAGCTTGAGATTTCCTTTGATTATGGCGATGTGGTGGTGGACAATCAAGAGAAGTTAGAAGGGCTTGCTTTTGCCAGTGATTTTCACTTGGAGCAGCGAGTGTTTGATCAGGCGCGCTTGGCAGGATTTGATGGCAAGTTTTCAAGTTTACGTCCGCCTTTGGAGGCAAAAGAGGTCTATCCTTTCTTTCATGAGGTTTTGCCTGCTTTTGAAGCTCTTGGTCAGATTGAGCTGACAGAGCGTTTTGAGGGATTGTATCAGATTGAAAAGCCCTCTATTACCGTGACGACCAATGGGAGCTTACTGGATATCGGATTTGATTTTGACATGATTGATAAGGGAGAAGTGGATGATGCTTTAGAGGCTCTCTTTAGCTCGCAGAATTTCTTTGTTAGCCAGTCAGGTAAGGTTTTGGTTTTTGATGAGGAAACCAAAAAAATCAGCGAAACTCTCCAGCGATTGCGGGCAAAAAAAGGAAAAGACGGCGTCTTACAAACGCACCGCATCGCTGCCTATCAGTTGTCGGAGCTGTTCCAAGGACAGGACAAGGTTCAGTTTTCAGCGGAGTTTAAGAGTCTCGCCCACGATTTGACGCACCCAGAGGAATTCACCCTGCCAAACTTATCTGTGAAAGCAGATTTGCGTGACTATCAAGAAACAGGTGTCAAGTGGATGAGTATGCTTCACCACTACGGCTTTGGGGGGATTTTAGCAGATGATATGGGATTGGGTAAGACCCTCCAAACCATTAGTTTTTTGACCAGTCAGCTCAAGGAAGAGACAAAGGTCTTGATTTTAGCCCCATCAAGTCTCATTTATAACTGGGCAGATGAATTCAAGAAATTTGCTCCAACAGTTGATGTGGCAGTTGTCTATGGCTTAAAACCTTTGCGAGATAGCCTGATTGAAAAGAACCATCAGGTCGTTATTACCAGCTATGCGTCTTTTCGCCAAGATGTGGAAGAATACAGTAAAATACGCTTTGACTATCTCTTTTTAGATGAGGCGCAGGTCATGAAAAATGCCCAGACTAAGATTGCCCAGCATTTGCGCTCCTTTGATGTGGGGACGACCTTTGCCTTATCCGGAACGCCGATTGAAAATCACTTGGGCGAACTCTGGTCTATTTTCCAGATTGTCTTGCCTGGGCTTTTGCCAAGTAAGAAAGACTTTTTGAAATTGCCGGCTGAGCAAGTGGCGCGCTACATTCAGCCTTTTGTCATGCGCAGAAAGAAAGAAGATGTCTTGCAGGAATTGCCAGATTTGATTGAGGTGGTGTATAGTAATGAGTTGGCAGATAGTCAAAAAGCGATTTATCTGGCACAGCTCAAGCAAATGCAGGAGAGGGTCATGCTTGCAACAGATGAGGAATTGAATCGTAGCAAGATGGAAATTTTGTCTGGTCTGATGCGTTTGCGTCAGATTTGCGATACGCCGTCGCTCTTTTTAGAGGATTATAGAGGGGAAAGTGGGAAATTAGAAAGCCTTCGTCAGTTATTGGAACAATTACAAGACGGTGAACACCGTGTCCTTATCTTCTCACAATTTAGAGGGATGTTGGACATTGTCGAGGAAGAATTGAGGAAGCTAGGCATGTCTTCCTTTAAAATCACAGGCTCTACTCCAGCCAAGGAACGCCAAGAGATGACACGCTCCTTTAACAATGGTGAAAAAGATGCTTTCCTTATTTCCCTAAAGGCAGGAGGAGTTGGTTTAAACCTAACAGGGGCAGATACTGTGATTTTGGTCGATTTATGGTGGAATCCAGCTGTCGAAGCGCAGGCGATTGGTCGTGCCCATCGTATGGGGCAAGATAGAAATGTTGAAGTCTATCGGATGATTACAAGAGGCACAATCGAAGAAAAAATCCAAGAATTGCAAGAAAACAAGCGCCATTTGGTATCTACGATTTTAGATGGAACCGAATCAAGAGGAAGTCTTAGCGTAGCCGAAATTCGAGAAATTTTAGGAATTTCAGCTGAATAA
- a CDS encoding DUF1648 domain-containing protein, whose product MKKIDWKMLLVTSNIFLIPLILVFIYYGQLPDVLQTHFGMDNQVNGTSSKWMALIVTPVMVFLCHIFLCIMLDVTNSSRIPVIKLIKWIMPIILTFVTVSILLANLGNQLDYRRLVVALLAGLYLVMGNYMPKDAAGVAGTQSLELRKKSAYLFIGGAIALLISLFFEPFVSIVVLVFFTISAIFWSLYCAYKGYKTYRS is encoded by the coding sequence ATGAAAAAAATTGATTGGAAAATGCTTCTTGTAACCAGTAATATATTTTTGATACCACTTATTCTTGTGTTTATTTACTACGGACAGTTGCCAGATGTGTTACAGACCCATTTTGGCATGGACAATCAGGTAAATGGAACCAGTAGCAAATGGATGGCGCTTATAGTTACTCCAGTGATGGTATTCTTATGTCATATTTTCTTATGCATCATGCTTGATGTGACGAACAGCAGCCGTATTCCTGTTATCAAGCTTATCAAATGGATCATGCCTATCATTTTGACCTTTGTTACGGTAAGTATCTTATTAGCAAATTTGGGTAATCAACTGGATTATCGAAGGCTGGTTGTAGCTCTGTTAGCGGGATTGTATCTGGTGATGGGCAATTACATGCCAAAAGATGCAGCAGGAGTGGCAGGAACGCAAAGCTTAGAGCTTCGTAAAAAATCTGCCTATCTTTTCATAGGAGGTGCCATAGCGCTTCTCATTAGTCTATTTTTTGAACCATTTGTATCCATAGTTGTTTTGGTGTTCTTTACGATTTCAGCGATTTTCTGGAGTTTGTATTGTGCTTATAAAGGTTATAAAACCTATCGTTCGTAA
- a CDS encoding autorepressor SdpR family transcription factor: MGLSETLKAISAPIRRQILDSLKLGPKSAGEIVELFQLSGATVSHHLSVLKKSGLILEEKQKNFIYYRLNYTVFEEVLVWIASFGGEKDEKN; encoded by the coding sequence ATGGGCTTATCAGAAACCTTAAAGGCGATTTCGGCGCCGATTCGAAGGCAGATTTTGGATAGTTTAAAGTTGGGTCCTAAGTCTGCAGGTGAGATTGTGGAGCTCTTTCAGCTGAGTGGTGCTACGGTCTCACATCACTTGTCTGTCCTGAAAAAATCAGGTCTCATTTTAGAAGAAAAGCAGAAAAACTTTATTTACTACCGACTCAACTATACTGTATTTGAAGAAGTGCTGGTCTGGATTGCCAGCTTTGGAGGGGAAAAAGATGAAAAAAATTGA
- a CDS encoding DEAD/DEAH box helicase, which translates to MKFNELQLSADLLAEIDAAGFVEASPIQEKTIPLALAGKDVIGQAQTGTGKTAAFGLPTLEKIRAVELTVQALVIAPTRELAVQSQEELFRFGRSKGVKVRSVYGGSSIEKQIKALKSGAHIVVGTPGRLLDLIKRKALKLNHVETLILDEADEMLNMGFLEDIESIISRVPEERQTLLFSATMPAPIKRIGVQFMKNPEHVQIEAKELTTELVDQYYIRVKEQEKFDTMTRLMDVDQPELSIVFGRTKRRVDELTRGLKIRGFRAEGIHGDLDQNKRLRVLRDFKTGGLDVLVATDVAARGLDISGVTHVYNYDIPQDPESYVHRIGRTGRAGKSGQSITFVSPNEMGYLKIIEDLTKKRMTGMKPATAEEAFQAKKKIALKKIERDFADENIRKNFAKFGKDAIKLASEFSPEELAMYILSLTVQDPESMPEVEIAREKPLPFKYIPGDKGGSRGKSGKGGRSSSNNRRGDDRRSGGRRDYKEKRRTNDRDRFGKDNKKPRKRISSEKKTGFVIRNKGDK; encoded by the coding sequence ATGAAATTTAATGAATTACAGTTATCTGCTGACTTGCTAGCAGAGATTGATGCCGCGGGCTTTGTGGAGGCAAGTCCGATTCAAGAAAAGACGATTCCCCTTGCCCTTGCGGGTAAGGACGTGATTGGTCAGGCCCAGACTGGGACAGGAAAAACAGCAGCTTTTGGTCTGCCAACTCTTGAAAAAATCCGCGCTGTGGAATTGACCGTTCAAGCCTTGGTCATTGCCCCAACGCGGGAATTAGCCGTTCAAAGTCAGGAAGAGCTTTTTCGCTTCGGTCGTAGCAAGGGTGTTAAAGTCCGCTCCGTTTATGGTGGTTCAAGCATTGAAAAGCAAATTAAGGCGCTCAAATCTGGCGCTCATATCGTAGTGGGTACACCTGGTCGTCTTTTAGATTTGATTAAGCGCAAGGCATTGAAACTCAACCATGTAGAAACTCTTATCCTCGATGAAGCAGATGAAATGCTCAACATGGGCTTCTTGGAAGATATCGAATCAATCATCTCTCGAGTTCCAGAAGAACGTCAAACGCTTCTCTTTTCAGCAACTATGCCAGCTCCGATTAAACGCATCGGTGTTCAATTCATGAAAAATCCTGAGCATGTGCAGATTGAGGCAAAAGAATTGACGACAGAATTGGTCGATCAATACTATATCCGTGTTAAGGAACAAGAAAAATTTGACACTATGACGCGACTTATGGATGTGGATCAGCCAGAATTATCAATCGTCTTTGGTCGGACCAAGCGCCGTGTCGATGAATTGACTCGTGGTCTGAAAATCCGTGGCTTCCGTGCAGAAGGGATTCATGGAGATTTGGATCAAAACAAGCGCCTGCGTGTCTTGCGTGATTTCAAGACAGGTGGTCTGGATGTCCTTGTAGCAACAGACGTTGCGGCTCGTGGATTGGATATTTCAGGGGTGACCCATGTCTATAATTACGACATTCCACAAGATCCTGAAAGCTATGTTCACCGTATCGGTCGGACAGGGCGTGCTGGAAAATCTGGTCAATCGATTACCTTTGTCTCACCAAATGAAATGGGCTACCTCAAGATTATTGAGGATTTGACTAAGAAGCGTATGACAGGCATGAAGCCTGCGACAGCAGAAGAGGCTTTCCAGGCTAAGAAAAAAATTGCGCTTAAAAAAATTGAACGTGATTTCGCAGATGAAAACATCCGTAAGAATTTTGCTAAATTCGGCAAGGATGCTATTAAATTGGCTAGCGAATTTTCACCAGAAGAATTGGCTATGTATATCTTGAGCTTGACGGTGCAAGACCCAGAGTCAATGCCAGAAGTGGAAATTGCACGTGAAAAACCATTGCCGTTCAAATACATCCCAGGTGACAAAGGCGGTAGCCGTGGCAAGTCTGGTAAAGGTGGACGCTCATCATCTAACAATCGTCGTGGAGATGACCGTCGTAGCGGTGGTCGCAGAGATTACAAAGAGAAACGCCGCACCAATGACCGCGACCGTTTCGGAAAAGACAACAAAAAACCACGCAAACGCATCTCAAGCGAGAAAAAGACAGGATTTGTCATTCGCAATAAAGGAGATAAGTAG
- a CDS encoding magnesium transporter CorA family protein: MFIEKSLKHGMSWINLDAKKLDQVPEEYEKYGIDQETIEYALDKNERAHMDYNREDGTMVFIYNVLDLEKEKEHYETIPMTFIVQDNRLITITDQDNAYVAQNMARYIEHHEPVSVYKFLFASLELISHSYYPLIEKIDKTKDEINGLLRQKTTKQHLFALSDLETSMVYLLAAAKQNLMLLEHIKGHAIYRGFDAIEHEQFDDAMIEARQLVAMTDLVSQVLQQLSSSYNNILNNNLNDNLTILTIISILLAVIAVITGFFGMNVPLPWTNDDHAWMYIIILSAVLWIVLAQLLKWVANKR; this comes from the coding sequence ATGTTTATTGAAAAAAGTTTGAAACATGGGATGTCTTGGATCAATCTGGATGCTAAAAAGCTTGATCAAGTGCCTGAGGAATATGAAAAATATGGGATTGACCAAGAGACGATTGAGTATGCGCTAGACAAGAACGAACGAGCGCACATGGACTACAATCGAGAAGATGGCACAATGGTCTTTATCTACAATGTCCTAGATTTGGAGAAAGAAAAAGAGCACTACGAAACCATTCCCATGACCTTTATCGTCCAAGACAATCGCTTAATTACCATTACCGATCAAGACAATGCTTATGTGGCGCAAAATATGGCTCGCTATATTGAGCACCATGAGCCTGTTTCGGTTTATAAATTCCTTTTTGCCAGTCTTGAGCTGATTAGTCATTCTTATTATCCTCTGATTGAAAAGATAGATAAGACCAAGGATGAGATTAATGGTTTATTGCGGCAAAAGACAACTAAACAACATTTGTTTGCTCTTTCAGACTTGGAAACCAGCATGGTTTATCTCCTTGCTGCTGCTAAGCAAAACCTCATGCTCTTAGAGCATATCAAGGGACATGCAATTTACCGTGGATTTGATGCTATTGAGCATGAACAGTTTGACGATGCCATGATTGAAGCTCGCCAGTTGGTAGCTATGACAGACTTGGTGTCGCAGGTTTTGCAGCAATTATCCAGTTCTTACAATAATATCTTGAACAATAATCTAAATGATAATCTGACCATTTTGACCATTATCTCTATCCTTCTTGCCGTTATTGCAGTCATTACAGGATTCTTTGGGATGAATGTGCCCCTTCCTTGGACTAATGATGATCATGCATGGATGTATATCATTATTTTAAGTGCGGTGTTGTGGATTGTCCTGGCCCAACTCTTAAAATGGGTAGCGAATAAACGATAG
- a CDS encoding YitT family protein: MMKKEEIKNILLVILGSVLFGMNINLFVISNEFGEGGITGLTLLLYYVFGWNVAVSSFVFNALLLGLAYTFLDGKRVIYTLLSIVTMSLSLEWTQFLQGWYQVPYIAMIPAGILTGIGIALVLLGQGTTAGSDIIALLCEKYWGWKVSTVILAIDILVITPLAFKIGWLKTLYTLIMIVIISRTLDLVLVLAAKRKKLDIVEF, translated from the coding sequence ATGATGAAAAAAGAAGAAATCAAAAATATCTTGTTGGTCATTCTAGGTTCCGTTCTCTTTGGTATGAACATTAATCTTTTTGTGATTTCCAATGAATTTGGCGAAGGTGGCATTACAGGACTGACCTTGCTGCTCTACTATGTCTTTGGGTGGAATGTGGCTGTTAGCAGTTTTGTGTTTAATGCACTTTTACTTGGACTAGCCTATACATTTTTAGATGGCAAACGAGTGATTTACACTCTTTTGTCCATTGTGACCATGTCCTTGAGCTTGGAGTGGACTCAGTTTTTACAAGGCTGGTATCAGGTTCCTTATATCGCTATGATTCCAGCAGGTATTTTGACAGGGATTGGGATTGCCTTGGTGCTTTTGGGACAAGGTACGACCGCAGGAAGTGATATTATTGCCCTTTTATGTGAGAAATATTGGGGCTGGAAAGTGTCAACGGTCATTCTTGCTATTGACATTCTGGTGATTACACCGCTTGCCTTTAAAATTGGTTGGCTCAAGACTCTTTATACACTGATTATGATTGTGATTATTAGCCGTACCTTGGATTTAGTCCTTGTCTTGGCTGCTAAGAGAAAAAAGCTTGACATCGTGGAATTCTAA
- a CDS encoding PH domain-containing protein — translation MGIFSGLMGNAAQTDTTKVEAQLEAVLLSTEEVTSAFSLVRDLIVFTDKRLILVDKQGMTGKKTSYKSIPYRSISRFEVETSGHFDLDAELKIWISSSMEPAETLQFKSDKSVIAIQQALAEAVLR, via the coding sequence ATGGGAATTTTTTCTGGCTTGATGGGCAATGCTGCCCAAACTGATACCACAAAAGTAGAAGCACAGCTTGAAGCCGTATTACTTTCGACTGAGGAAGTGACCTCAGCCTTTAGCTTGGTTCGTGATTTAATCGTCTTTACGGATAAACGCTTGATTTTGGTAGACAAGCAGGGAATGACAGGAAAGAAAACCTCCTACAAGTCCATTCCCTATCGCTCCATTTCTCGTTTTGAAGTGGAAACATCTGGACATTTTGACTTAGATGCGGAGTTGAAAATCTGGATTTCATCCAGCATGGAGCCTGCAGAAACCCTGCAATTCAAGAGTGATAAGAGCGTGATTGCCATTCAACAGGCACTGGCTGAAGCTGTGTTACGCTAA
- a CDS encoding peptide chain release factor 3, whose translation MTLQDEIKKRRTFAIISHPDAGKTTITEQLLYFGGEIREAGTVKGKKTGNFAKSDWMDIEKQRGISVTSSVMQFDYDGKRVNILDTPGHEDFSEDTYRTLMAVDAAVMVIDSAKGIEAQTKKLFEVVKHRNIPVFTFINKLDRDGREPLDLLQELEEILGIASFPMNWPIGMGKSFEGLYDLHNKRLELYRGEERFASFDEGEALFGSNPFYEQVLEDIELLSEAGNEFSEEAILEGKLTPVFFGSALTNFGVQTFLETFLQFAPEPHGHLKTDGELVEPLTNDFSGFVFKIQANMDPRHRDRIAFVRIVSGEFERGMDVNLTRTGKKAKLSNVTQFMAEARENVENAVAGDIIGVYDTGTYQVGDTLTVGKNKFEFEPLPTFTPEMFMKVSAKNVMKQKSFHKGIEQLVQEGAIQLYTNYQTGEYMLGAVGQLQFEVFKHRMENEYNAEVVMTPMGKKTVRWISEEQLDERMSSSRNILAKDRFDHPVFLFENDFALRWFADKYPDVVLEEKM comes from the coding sequence ATGACACTACAAGATGAAATTAAAAAACGCCGCACCTTTGCGATTATCTCCCACCCGGATGCGGGGAAAACGACCATTACCGAGCAGTTGCTCTACTTCGGTGGGGAAATTCGTGAGGCTGGTACGGTTAAGGGGAAAAAGACAGGAAATTTTGCCAAGTCTGACTGGATGGACATTGAAAAGCAACGGGGAATCTCGGTGACTTCTTCGGTTATGCAGTTTGACTATGACGGCAAGCGCGTCAATATCCTTGATACCCCAGGGCACGAGGACTTCTCAGAAGATACCTATCGGACGCTTATGGCGGTCGATGCTGCAGTCATGGTCATTGACTCAGCCAAGGGGATTGAGGCACAGACTAAAAAACTATTTGAGGTTGTCAAACACCGCAATATCCCAGTCTTTACCTTCATTAACAAGCTAGACCGTGACGGTCGGGAACCGCTTGATCTCTTGCAAGAACTAGAAGAGATCCTTGGGATTGCAAGTTTTCCGATGAACTGGCCAATCGGTATGGGAAAATCGTTTGAAGGCTTGTATGACCTACACAATAAACGCTTGGAGCTTTACCGTGGCGAGGAGCGTTTTGCGAGCTTTGATGAGGGAGAAGCCCTCTTTGGTAGCAATCCATTTTATGAGCAAGTGTTAGAAGATATTGAGCTTTTGAGCGAGGCAGGAAACGAATTTTCAGAAGAAGCGATTTTAGAAGGTAAATTAACTCCAGTATTCTTCGGCTCTGCCTTGACTAATTTTGGCGTGCAGACCTTCCTTGAAACCTTCTTGCAATTTGCTCCAGAACCGCATGGACATTTGAAAACAGACGGAGAACTCGTTGAGCCTTTAACGAATGACTTTTCAGGCTTTGTCTTTAAAATCCAGGCCAATATGGACCCTCGACACCGCGACCGCATTGCTTTTGTCCGCATCGTATCAGGTGAATTTGAGCGTGGTATGGATGTCAATCTGACACGGACTGGCAAGAAAGCCAAGCTGTCAAACGTTACCCAATTTATGGCTGAGGCGCGTGAGAATGTGGAGAATGCCGTAGCAGGCGATATCATCGGGGTCTATGATACTGGGACTTACCAAGTCGGAGATACGTTGACAGTCGGTAAGAACAAGTTTGAATTTGAACCACTACCGACCTTCACACCTGAAATGTTCATGAAAGTATCAGCTAAAAATGTCATGAAACAAAAATCATTCCATAAGGGAATTGAGCAGTTGGTGCAAGAAGGGGCAATCCAGCTCTATACCAATTACCAGACAGGTGAGTATATGCTGGGTGCGGTTGGTCAACTCCAGTTTGAAGTCTTCAAACACCGCATGGAAAACGAGTACAATGCAGAAGTGGTTATGACACCAATGGGCAAAAAGACGGTACGCTGGATTTCTGAGGAGCAGTTGGATGAACGTATGTCGTCTAGCCGCAATATCCTTGCTAAAGACCGCTTTGATCATCCTGTTTTCCTCTTTGAAAACGACTTTGCCCTCCGCTGGTTTGCGGACAAGTATCCAGATGTAGTACTCGAAGAAAAAATGTAG
- a CDS encoding glycosyltransferase family 39 protein, whose amino-acid sequence MVLSTAKHKTTRRLKQVSRKTSRFLFQVGIITVIALAGVILSVLGLHSLLMRTYMPMSIAEVAQLQPTSPWVYALALLFFLLLWGFRPILQKSKPWQIFAICGSIYALLGLHLIFHVDPQLRADAKHVFQAALQFNQGNFTSLTKIGAYLYRNPHQLGLVSLERFYAMLSTSPRLIFLINLALALASHFLIYKITEGFTQSKPVLNYTILLSFSFFPAFFFILFAYGTIPGLFFCLLSLYFLERFERTKTWHSLILSSFFIGLACLIRNNYQLFALTLLAILLLSLLKSFHWKKILAMSMISLSLIAMPKLLHSYYEKAAQTTIGEGTPKIAYITMGLMDSPKQKSLGGWYNAYNTRILQKNKFDEKAATKMAKKDLKRILKKFLKDPIYAFVFFYQKVLSTWTEPTFQSIWTGPQVERKQFTHTPLLQSIYEEKSGYYFLNNLGSAILLLFYIIVGFGLLFQLFKGAEPIHPFALSSLIFFLGGFVFHFFWETKSQYVYIYILLLMPYFAYFLVNLQDFLKHYKNRRKSDK is encoded by the coding sequence ATGGTATTGTCAACGGCTAAACACAAAACAACTAGAAGGCTGAAACAAGTATCTCGTAAAACCAGCAGATTTCTCTTTCAAGTGGGTATTATCACCGTGATTGCTCTTGCTGGAGTGATTCTAAGCGTGCTAGGTCTCCACAGTTTGCTCATGCGCACCTATATGCCCATGAGCATTGCAGAAGTCGCTCAACTTCAACCTACATCTCCTTGGGTTTACGCTCTAGCACTCCTCTTTTTCTTGCTCCTTTGGGGTTTTCGTCCTATCCTTCAAAAAAGCAAACCGTGGCAAATTTTTGCCATTTGTGGTAGTATATACGCCCTTTTAGGGCTGCACTTGATTTTCCATGTGGATCCTCAGCTACGAGCGGATGCCAAGCATGTTTTTCAAGCCGCTCTGCAGTTTAATCAAGGAAATTTCACTTCTCTGACCAAGATAGGGGCTTATCTTTATCGCAATCCACATCAGCTAGGTTTGGTTTCTCTCGAACGCTTTTACGCTATGCTCTCCACCAGTCCTCGCTTGATTTTTCTCATCAATCTTGCACTTGCTCTAGCCAGCCATTTTCTCATCTATAAAATCACGGAAGGCTTTACCCAAAGTAAACCAGTGCTCAATTACACGATTCTACTGAGCTTTTCCTTCTTTCCTGCTTTCTTTTTTATCCTCTTTGCTTACGGAACCATTCCGGGACTCTTTTTTTGTCTTCTTAGCCTTTATTTCCTAGAGCGATTTGAGAGAACAAAGACTTGGCATTCCTTGATACTCTCTAGCTTTTTCATTGGTCTTGCCTGCTTGATTCGCAATAATTACCAATTATTTGCCCTTACCCTCCTTGCCATACTCCTACTTTCTCTGCTAAAATCTTTCCACTGGAAAAAGATTCTAGCCATGAGCATGATCAGTCTATCACTCATTGCCATGCCAAAACTTCTTCATTCTTACTATGAAAAGGCAGCACAAACGACTATCGGAGAAGGGACTCCAAAAATTGCCTATATTACCATGGGACTCATGGACAGCCCCAAGCAAAAGTCTCTCGGTGGCTGGTACAACGCTTATAATACCCGCATTCTTCAGAAAAATAAATTTGACGAGAAAGCCGCTACCAAGATGGCAAAAAAAGACTTAAAACGTATCCTCAAAAAATTTCTCAAAGACCCCATCTATGCCTTTGTCTTTTTCTACCAAAAGGTGCTATCTACCTGGACTGAGCCAACTTTTCAGTCAATTTGGACAGGTCCGCAAGTCGAGAGAAAGCAATTCACCCACACGCCTCTCCTCCAAAGTATCTACGAGGAAAAATCAGGTTATTATTTCTTGAACAATCTTGGTTCTGCTATCTTGCTTCTATTTTACATCATTGTCGGATTTGGACTGTTATTCCAGCTATTTAAGGGAGCAGAGCCGATCCATCCCTTTGCACTTTCCTCACTCATCTTTTTCTTAGGAGGATTCGTCTTTCATTTCTTTTGGGAAACCAAGAGCCAGTATGTTTATATCTATATTCTCTTGCTCATGCCTTACTTTGCTTACTTTTTGGTCAACCTACAAGACTTTCTAAAACACTATAAAAACCGTAGAAAGAGTGACAAATAG